The following are encoded in a window of Solibacillus sp. FSL R7-0668 genomic DNA:
- a CDS encoding sigma-70 family RNA polymerase sigma factor produces MLLSDEHAFGEAMKAHSDYLLRIAYLYVKDWQVAEDIVQDTFLTYYLKFEQFEERSSLKTYLVRIVINKCKDYLKSWKYRKLTLTNQFFGSKKETAHTIEKEERLDIAEAVLALPIHLREVIIHYYYEELSVLEVATLLAISDNTVKTRLRRARQLLKGQLSQDAWEVLSHE; encoded by the coding sequence ATGCTACTCTCAGATGAACATGCTTTTGGAGAGGCGATGAAAGCACATAGTGATTATTTGTTACGAATTGCGTATTTATACGTTAAGGATTGGCAAGTAGCTGAAGATATCGTACAAGATACATTTTTAACATATTATTTAAAATTTGAGCAATTCGAGGAGCGTTCTTCTCTTAAAACCTATCTTGTTCGAATCGTCATCAATAAATGCAAGGATTATTTAAAAAGCTGGAAATATCGCAAGCTCACACTGACGAATCAGTTTTTCGGCAGCAAAAAAGAAACGGCCCATACAATCGAAAAGGAAGAGCGGCTTGATATTGCTGAGGCCGTATTAGCATTACCGATTCATTTACGAGAGGTCATTATCCATTATTACTATGAGGAACTATCTGTACTAGAAGTCGCTACATTACTAGCGATTTCCGATAATACCGTTAAAACAAGACTTCGTAGAGCACGGCAATTATTAAAAGGTCAATTATCTCAAGATGCATGGGAGGTGCTCTCACATGAATGA
- a CDS encoding lysophospholipid acyltransferase family protein, with the protein MYKFIAGVVNGILGVNGSKAKVYGVENVPKEGGFVVACTHNGYIDILNLGLSMLPREIHFMAKKQLFDIKGLGWLITKLNAFPVDRDNPGPSVIKIPRQLIKEGKIVGIFPSGTRSSENSELKAGAVTIAQLSKSQILPAAYIGPKDAKSVFKRQKGYLIYGKPFTVESGKEGRDASVQFLEEELVRLTNELKAKHPEVK; encoded by the coding sequence GTGTATAAATTTATCGCAGGTGTAGTAAACGGAATTTTAGGGGTTAATGGGTCCAAGGCAAAAGTATATGGTGTCGAAAATGTACCAAAAGAGGGCGGCTTTGTTGTGGCGTGTACACATAATGGCTATATCGATATTTTAAATTTAGGTTTATCGATGCTGCCTCGTGAAATTCATTTCATGGCCAAGAAGCAGTTATTTGACATTAAAGGATTAGGCTGGCTTATTACTAAATTAAATGCCTTTCCGGTAGACCGTGACAACCCGGGACCAAGTGTTATTAAAATTCCTCGTCAATTAATTAAAGAAGGCAAAATTGTTGGTATTTTCCCAAGTGGCACACGTAGCTCAGAAAATTCAGAGCTAAAGGCGGGTGCTGTAACGATTGCACAGCTTTCGAAATCGCAAATATTACCAGCTGCTTATATTGGACCAAAAGATGCAAAGAGTGTATTCAAACGTCAAAAAGGTTATTTAATTTACGGCAAGCCTTTTACAGTGGAGTCTGGCAAAGAAGGTCGTGACGCATCAGTGCAATTTTTAGAAGAAGAATTAGTGCGTTTAACGAACGAGCTAAAAGCCAAACATCCCGAAGTAAAATAA
- a CDS encoding low molecular weight protein-tyrosine-phosphatase, giving the protein MKKVLFICLGNICRSPMAEAVMRDLIKKRGLTSQIKVDSAGTSDYHIDEPPHRGTKAKLQQYGITTSGMRARQLRSSDLHDFDYLVCMDESNVRNTIEMLRAEGDAKVFRFLDLTSHQKDVPDPWYTGDFQETYDLCVEGCEALLEKVLEG; this is encoded by the coding sequence ATGAAAAAGGTGCTTTTTATTTGTTTAGGCAATATTTGTCGTTCCCCAATGGCTGAAGCAGTGATGCGCGATTTAATAAAAAAGCGCGGATTAACTAGCCAAATTAAAGTCGATTCAGCTGGCACAAGTGATTACCATATTGACGAGCCCCCACATCGGGGAACAAAGGCAAAGCTACAGCAATATGGCATCACAACGAGCGGAATGAGAGCACGCCAATTACGCAGCTCGGATTTACATGATTTTGATTATTTAGTATGCATGGACGAGAGCAATGTGCGTAATACGATTGAGATGCTACGAGCAGAGGGCGATGCAAAGGTGTTTCGCTTTTTAGATTTAACATCACATCAAAAGGATGTGCCTGATCCGTGGTATACCGGTGATTTTCAAGAGACGTATGACTTATGCGTGGAAGGCTGCGAGGCATTATTGGAGAAAGTGTTAGAAGGTTAA
- a CDS encoding NAD-dependent epimerase/dehydratase family protein, whose protein sequence is MKILVLGGTRFFGRKLVENLLADNHEVTIVTRGMSENPFGDKVAHIKVDRRDAEAFQTALANRTYDVVFDNICYSPNEAKQLCEIFNGSIQKLVFTSTLSTYEANGIAHVEEDFNPYNYEIRMGDTHEFTYGEGKRQAEAVFYKYAQFPVVAVRFPIVMGEDDYTRRLHFHIKRILNDEPIGFVNMDAEMSFIQATEAAEFLAWVGMKDIEGPINATANGIISLKDLIALIEEKTNKRAKISLLGTDEIRSPYAIPASWYMNNERATKKGFAFSHLADWLPSLVEAIAKASEK, encoded by the coding sequence ATGAAAATTTTAGTATTAGGTGGCACACGCTTTTTTGGAAGAAAATTAGTTGAAAATTTATTAGCCGATAACCATGAAGTAACGATTGTAACGCGCGGGATGTCCGAAAATCCTTTTGGTGACAAGGTTGCGCATATTAAGGTCGATCGTAGAGATGCTGAGGCCTTTCAAACCGCGTTAGCCAATAGAACATACGATGTTGTTTTCGATAATATTTGCTATTCACCAAATGAAGCAAAGCAGCTTTGTGAAATTTTCAACGGATCAATACAAAAATTGGTCTTTACATCGACATTGTCTACCTATGAAGCCAATGGTATTGCCCATGTGGAAGAAGATTTTAATCCATATAATTACGAAATACGTATGGGCGATACGCATGAGTTTACGTACGGTGAAGGGAAGCGTCAAGCTGAGGCCGTATTTTACAAATATGCACAATTTCCAGTTGTAGCGGTTCGATTCCCAATTGTTATGGGCGAGGATGATTACACGCGTCGGCTGCATTTCCATATCAAACGCATTCTGAATGATGAGCCAATTGGATTTGTTAATATGGATGCCGAGATGTCGTTCATTCAAGCAACTGAAGCAGCAGAGTTTTTAGCATGGGTAGGCATGAAAGATATAGAAGGCCCAATTAATGCAACAGCGAATGGAATCATTTCATTGAAAGATTTAATTGCCTTAATTGAAGAAAAAACGAATAAACGTGCGAAAATTTCATTGCTCGGTACAGACGAAATTCGTTCACCCTATGCAATTCCGGCATCATGGTATATGAATAATGAGCGTGCAACGAAAAAAGGTTTTGCCTTTAGTCATTTGGCGGATTGGTTGCCAAGCTTAGTTGAAGCAATTGCCAAAGCAAGTGAGAAATAG